The Thermobispora bispora DSM 43833 genome window below encodes:
- a CDS encoding DUF3052 domain-containing protein — translation MSATAGQAQGTRGLAERLGFKAGQVVQEVGWDEDCDEELRASIEELTGNELVDEEYDDVVDAVLLWWRDGDGDLFDALSDAMTALADGGQIWVLTPKAGRPGHVEPSTIGEEAATAGLSQTSSISAARDWTGIRLVAPRARR, via the coding sequence GTGAGCGCGACCGCGGGCCAGGCGCAGGGCACTCGCGGCCTGGCCGAACGCCTTGGCTTCAAGGCCGGTCAGGTGGTTCAGGAGGTCGGCTGGGACGAGGACTGCGACGAGGAACTTCGCGCGTCCATCGAGGAGCTGACCGGAAACGAGCTGGTGGACGAAGAGTACGACGACGTCGTCGACGCGGTGCTGCTGTGGTGGCGCGACGGGGACGGAGACCTGTTCGACGCGCTCAGCGACGCCATGACCGCCCTCGCCGACGGAGGCCAGATCTGGGTGCTCACCCCCAAGGCGGGCCGCCCTGGCCACGTCGAGCCGAGCACGATCGGCGAAGAAGCGGCGACCGCGGGCCTGTCCCAGACCAGCAGCATCAGCGCCGCCCGTGACTGGACCGGCATAAGGCTCGTCGCCCCCCGGGCACGTCGCTGA
- a CDS encoding helix-turn-helix transcriptional regulator, which translates to MRRRRDAIVQELRLNGCLTVRELASRLRVSTSTINRDLARLRAEGVPVGRCTGGYTITGQEPIKRAIDRALLERRVLRIEYRDPKGERTTRDVEPSVVLGGRGGLWYLVAWCRLAGEVRVFRLERIGSAVVTDERYPDPGETWPLAVAEPDTGGRPGAAGSPAG; encoded by the coding sequence GTGAGACGCCGCCGTGACGCCATCGTCCAGGAGCTCCGCCTCAACGGCTGCCTGACCGTGCGCGAGCTGGCGTCACGCCTCCGGGTCAGCACCAGCACGATCAACCGGGACCTCGCGCGGCTCAGGGCGGAGGGCGTGCCGGTCGGCCGGTGCACCGGCGGCTACACCATCACCGGCCAGGAACCGATCAAGCGCGCGATCGACCGGGCGCTGCTGGAGCGGCGGGTGCTGCGCATCGAGTACCGCGACCCCAAGGGGGAGCGGACCACCCGGGACGTCGAGCCGAGCGTCGTCCTCGGCGGCCGGGGCGGCCTGTGGTACCTCGTCGCCTGGTGCCGGCTCGCCGGTGAGGTGCGGGTCTTCCGCCTGGAGCGGATCGGGTCGGCGGTGGTCACGGACGAGCGCTATCCCGACCCGGGAGAGACCTGGCCGTTGGCCGTCGCGGAGCCGGACACCGGCGGGCGGCCGGGCGCCGCCGGCTCGCCGGCCGGCTGA
- a CDS encoding PucR family transcriptional regulator, with translation MTWHARGVREQDGEDGARVRPGDEAAREAEQRQRALDKIRADTARRLDRAMGSLGTAAMARMEEQLPWFRALSAEDRSWIGLVAQAGIAAFVEWFGHAGEGRPTPSIEFFATAPRELKRSVSLQQTVDLIRIVVEVVEARVDELAAPGGAEMLRNAMLRYTRDVAFTAAQVYAREAEARGSWDARLEALIVDALVRGQVDDGLHSWAAALGWTSTPVVVFAGHPPDEDPQSVIDGLREKGRRVNLELLAGIQGDRLIVIVGGAKSVKDAARIVVPRFGPGPIVIGPEVPDLHAAAKSARAAIAGLRAAAAWPDAPRPVHADELLAERALDGDEDARRQLVETVYAPLAGTPLLETLATYLEQGASLEATARLLFVHPNTVRYRLRKITELTGYQPTDGRSAFTLQVGLILGRLATAHGGRA, from the coding sequence ATGACCTGGCACGCTAGAGGCGTGCGCGAGCAGGACGGTGAAGACGGCGCCCGGGTACGGCCCGGCGACGAGGCCGCGCGCGAGGCGGAGCAGCGCCAGCGCGCCCTCGACAAGATCCGCGCGGACACGGCGCGGCGGCTCGACCGTGCCATGGGCAGCCTGGGGACGGCGGCCATGGCGCGGATGGAGGAGCAGCTCCCCTGGTTCCGCGCCCTCTCCGCGGAGGACCGGTCGTGGATCGGCCTGGTCGCCCAGGCGGGCATCGCCGCGTTCGTCGAGTGGTTCGGGCACGCGGGCGAGGGCCGGCCCACCCCGAGCATCGAGTTCTTCGCCACCGCGCCGCGAGAGCTGAAGCGGAGCGTGTCGCTGCAGCAGACCGTCGACCTGATCCGCATCGTGGTCGAGGTGGTGGAGGCGAGGGTCGACGAGCTCGCCGCCCCGGGCGGGGCGGAGATGCTGCGCAACGCGATGCTCCGCTACACCCGTGACGTCGCCTTCACCGCCGCCCAGGTGTACGCCAGGGAGGCGGAGGCCCGCGGGTCCTGGGACGCCCGGCTCGAGGCCCTCATCGTGGACGCGCTCGTCCGCGGCCAGGTCGACGACGGCCTGCACTCCTGGGCGGCGGCGCTCGGCTGGACCTCGACACCGGTCGTGGTCTTCGCCGGCCACCCGCCGGACGAGGACCCGCAGAGCGTGATCGACGGGCTGCGGGAGAAGGGCCGCCGAGTCAACCTGGAGCTGCTCGCCGGGATCCAGGGAGACCGGCTGATCGTGATCGTCGGCGGGGCGAAGAGCGTGAAGGACGCGGCCCGGATCGTGGTGCCGCGGTTCGGGCCCGGGCCGATCGTGATCGGCCCCGAGGTCCCCGACCTGCACGCGGCGGCGAAGTCGGCCCGCGCCGCCATCGCGGGCTTGCGCGCGGCCGCGGCCTGGCCGGACGCGCCCCGGCCGGTGCACGCCGACGAGCTGCTCGCCGAGCGGGCGCTCGACGGGGATGAGGACGCCCGCAGGCAGCTCGTGGAGACGGTCTACGCGCCGCTCGCCGGCACCCCGCTCCTGGAGACCCTCGCCACCTACCTCGAGCAGGGGGCGTCGCTCGAGGCCACGGCCCGCCTGCTGTTCGTGCACCCGAACACGGTGCGGTACCGGCTGCGCAAGATCACCGAGCTCACGGGGTATCAACCGACCGACGGGCGTTCGGCCTTCACGCTCCAGGTGGGGCTGATCCTCGGCCGGCTCGCCACGGCCCACGGCGGCCGCGCGTGA
- a CDS encoding secondary thiamine-phosphate synthase enzyme YjbQ, with product MRSIEIDVYTGTRERVHDITRQCADFARECGGDGLLHVFVPHATAGVALMELGSGSDTDLLATLAELLPADDRWRHAHGSRGHGRTHVMPAFIPPYATIPVLGGRMALGTWQSVVLVDLNVDNPNRRVRLSFLSD from the coding sequence GTGAGGTCGATAGAGATCGACGTGTACACCGGCACCCGGGAACGGGTGCACGACATCACGCGGCAGTGCGCGGATTTCGCCAGGGAGTGCGGCGGCGATGGGCTGCTGCACGTCTTCGTGCCCCACGCGACCGCGGGCGTGGCCCTGATGGAGCTCGGCTCCGGGAGCGACACCGACCTGCTCGCCACCCTCGCCGAGCTGCTGCCCGCGGACGATCGCTGGCGGCACGCCCACGGGTCCCGTGGGCATGGGCGGACGCACGTCATGCCCGCCTTCATCCCGCCGTACGCCACCATCCCGGTGCTGGGCGGCCGGATGGCCCTGGGGACATGGCAGTCGGTGGTGCTGGTTGATCTCAACGTCGATAACCCGAACAGGCGGGTACGTTTGTCGTTTTTGTCGGATTGA
- a CDS encoding ACP S-malonyltransferase has product MLVIVAPGQGAQTPGFLSSWLEIPEFRDRISAWSQIVELDLIEYGTKADAERIRDTAVAQPLLVAAALASFELLNVRPDIVAGHSVGELAAAAIAGVITPEEALALVRERGRAMAEAAAVTKTGMVAVLGGDEAEVLAAIEKHGLTPANINGAGQIVAGGTVEQLEALKAEPPKRARLIPLSVAGAFHTVHMAPAVERLAKAVADLSPSDPPVTLLSNRDGAAVSSGKEFLDRLVSQVADPVRWDKCMATMAERGVTTMIELLPGGTLTGLARRGLPGVRTVAIKTPADLEAAREVLA; this is encoded by the coding sequence GTGCTCGTCATCGTCGCTCCGGGCCAAGGTGCCCAGACCCCAGGCTTTCTGAGTTCGTGGCTCGAAATCCCCGAATTCCGCGACCGGATCTCCGCGTGGTCGCAGATCGTGGAGCTCGACCTCATCGAGTACGGGACGAAGGCGGACGCCGAGCGGATCCGTGACACGGCCGTGGCCCAGCCCCTCCTGGTGGCCGCGGCGCTGGCGTCCTTTGAGCTGCTGAACGTGCGCCCCGACATCGTCGCCGGGCACAGCGTCGGCGAGCTGGCCGCCGCCGCGATCGCCGGGGTGATCACCCCGGAGGAGGCGCTCGCCCTGGTCCGGGAGCGCGGCCGGGCGATGGCCGAGGCCGCGGCGGTCACGAAGACCGGCATGGTGGCGGTGCTCGGCGGCGACGAGGCCGAGGTCCTCGCCGCGATCGAGAAGCACGGGCTCACCCCGGCCAACATCAACGGGGCGGGGCAGATCGTCGCCGGCGGCACGGTGGAGCAGCTCGAGGCGCTCAAGGCGGAACCCCCGAAGCGGGCCCGGCTCATCCCCCTGTCGGTGGCCGGCGCCTTCCACACGGTCCACATGGCCCCCGCGGTGGAGCGCCTCGCCAAGGCCGTGGCCGATCTCTCGCCGTCCGACCCGCCGGTCACCCTGCTCTCCAACCGGGACGGCGCCGCCGTCTCCAGCGGCAAGGAGTTCCTCGACCGGCTGGTCTCTCAGGTGGCCGACCCGGTGCGCTGGGACAAGTGCATGGCGACGATGGCCGAACGCGGGGTGACCACGATGATCGAACTGCTCCCCGGCGGCACGCTCACCGGGCTGGCCCGGCGCGGCCTGCCCGGGGTGCGCACCGTCGCCATCAAGACGCCCGCCGACCTCGAGGCCGCCCGCGAGGTGCTCGCATGA
- the aceE gene encoding pyruvate dehydrogenase (acetyl-transferring), homodimeric type, which produces MASGRQRFSIISDGLPSQLPDVDPSETQEWLESLDTVIKTEGKTRARYLMLRLLERARESQVGVPGLRSTDYINTIPPEREPWFPGDEYIERRIRAYIRWNAAVMVTRANYRTNVGGHIATYASAASLYEVGFNHFFRGKDHGESGDQVFIQGHAAPGIYARAFLEGRLTEAQLDAFRQELSQGVRGLPSYPHPRLMPDFWEFPTVSMGLGAIAAIYQARFNRYLLNRKIKDTSRSHVWCFLGDGEMDEPEAIGAIGLAAREELDNLTFVINCNLQRLDGPVRGNGKIIQELEAFFRGAGWNVIKVIWGREWDPLLAADVDGVLVNQLNITPDGQFQTYAVESGAYIREHFFGADPRLRKMVEHLSDDELRKLSRGGHDYRKVYAAFKAAREHVGQPTVILAQTIKGWTLGKDFEARNATHQMKKLTKEELKEFRDRLYLPIPDKALEEDLPPYYHPGEDSEEIQYMKERRAALGGYLPKRVVRAKPLKLPGDPVYSQLRKGSGKQNVATTMAFVRLLKDLCKDKEIGYRFVPIIPDEARTFGVDSMFPTQKIYSPHGQTYEPVDRNLLLSYRESTEGQILHEGITEAGSMASVIAAGTSYATHGEHMIPVYIFYSMFGFQRTGDQMWQLADQMGRGFLIGATAGRTTLNGEGLQHQDGHSLLLASANPACVAYDPAWAYEIAHIVRDGLRRMYGENPEDVFYYMTTYNEPYPQPPEPENVDVEGILKGLYLYAPGSGTGPKANILASGVAMQWALEAQRLLAQDWGVSASVWSATSWSELRRDALAAEEHNLLNPDAEPRVPYVTAKLSGSSGPFLGVSDYMRAVPDQIARWVPGDWTSLGTDGFGLSDTRSALRRHFHVDAASITLAVLTQLVKRGELKPEVLREAVVRYHLKDGVTEMAAQSTPETNDTQSMGV; this is translated from the coding sequence GTGGCTTCCGGACGCCAGCGTTTCTCGATCATCAGCGACGGCCTACCCAGCCAGTTGCCTGATGTCGATCCGAGCGAGACCCAGGAATGGCTCGAGTCGCTCGACACCGTCATCAAGACCGAAGGCAAGACCCGCGCCCGGTACTTGATGCTCCGGTTGCTCGAGCGCGCCCGTGAGAGCCAGGTCGGCGTGCCCGGCCTGCGCAGCACGGACTACATCAACACGATCCCCCCGGAGCGCGAACCCTGGTTCCCGGGTGATGAGTACATCGAACGGCGCATCCGGGCCTACATCAGGTGGAATGCCGCGGTGATGGTGACCCGGGCGAACTACCGGACCAACGTCGGCGGTCACATCGCCACCTACGCCTCGGCCGCGTCACTCTACGAGGTCGGCTTCAACCACTTCTTCCGTGGCAAGGACCACGGGGAGTCGGGCGACCAGGTGTTCATCCAGGGTCACGCCGCACCCGGCATCTACGCCCGCGCCTTCCTCGAGGGACGCCTCACCGAAGCCCAGCTCGACGCGTTCCGCCAGGAGCTGTCCCAGGGGGTCCGCGGCCTGCCGTCCTACCCCCACCCCCGCCTGATGCCGGACTTCTGGGAGTTCCCCACGGTATCGATGGGCCTGGGGGCGATCGCGGCCATCTACCAGGCGCGGTTCAACCGCTACCTGCTCAACCGCAAGATCAAGGACACCAGCCGCAGCCACGTGTGGTGCTTCCTCGGCGACGGCGAGATGGACGAGCCGGAGGCGATCGGCGCGATCGGCCTCGCCGCCCGCGAGGAGCTCGACAACCTCACCTTCGTCATCAACTGCAACCTGCAGCGGCTCGACGGCCCGGTCCGCGGCAACGGGAAGATCATCCAGGAACTGGAGGCCTTCTTCCGCGGCGCCGGCTGGAACGTGATCAAGGTCATCTGGGGCCGTGAGTGGGACCCGTTGCTCGCGGCCGACGTCGACGGCGTGCTGGTCAACCAGCTCAACATCACGCCCGACGGCCAGTTCCAGACCTACGCGGTCGAGTCCGGTGCGTACATCCGGGAGCACTTCTTCGGCGCCGACCCGCGGCTGCGGAAGATGGTGGAGCACCTGTCGGACGACGAGCTCCGCAAGCTCTCCCGGGGCGGCCACGACTACCGCAAGGTGTACGCGGCGTTCAAGGCGGCCCGGGAGCACGTCGGCCAGCCGACGGTCATCCTCGCCCAGACCATCAAGGGGTGGACGCTCGGCAAGGACTTCGAGGCCCGGAACGCCACCCACCAGATGAAGAAGCTCACCAAGGAGGAGCTCAAGGAGTTCCGGGACCGGCTCTACCTCCCGATCCCGGACAAGGCCCTCGAAGAGGACCTGCCGCCGTACTACCACCCGGGCGAGGACAGCGAAGAGATCCAGTACATGAAGGAGCGCCGGGCGGCGCTCGGCGGCTACCTGCCCAAGCGGGTGGTCCGCGCCAAGCCGCTCAAGCTCCCCGGCGACCCGGTCTACTCCCAGCTCCGCAAGGGCTCGGGCAAGCAGAACGTCGCCACCACGATGGCGTTCGTGCGGCTGCTCAAGGACCTCTGCAAGGACAAGGAGATCGGCTACCGGTTCGTGCCGATCATCCCGGACGAGGCGCGGACCTTCGGCGTCGACTCCATGTTCCCGACGCAGAAGATCTACTCGCCGCACGGGCAGACCTACGAGCCGGTCGACCGGAACCTGCTGCTCTCCTACCGGGAGTCGACCGAGGGCCAGATCCTGCACGAGGGGATCACCGAGGCCGGGTCGATGGCGTCGGTCATCGCCGCCGGCACCTCGTACGCCACCCACGGCGAGCACATGATCCCCGTGTACATCTTCTACTCGATGTTCGGGTTCCAGCGGACCGGCGACCAGATGTGGCAGCTCGCGGACCAGATGGGCCGCGGCTTCCTCATCGGCGCCACCGCCGGCCGCACCACGCTCAACGGTGAGGGCCTGCAGCACCAGGACGGGCACTCGCTGCTGCTCGCCTCCGCCAACCCGGCCTGCGTCGCCTACGACCCCGCCTGGGCGTACGAGATCGCGCACATCGTGCGGGACGGCCTGCGGCGCATGTACGGGGAGAACCCGGAGGACGTCTTCTACTACATGACCACGTACAACGAGCCCTACCCGCAGCCGCCCGAGCCGGAGAACGTGGACGTCGAGGGCATCCTCAAGGGCCTCTACCTGTACGCGCCGGGCAGCGGGACCGGGCCGAAGGCGAACATCCTCGCCTCCGGCGTGGCCATGCAGTGGGCGCTCGAGGCGCAGCGGCTGCTCGCCCAGGACTGGGGGGTCTCCGCGTCGGTGTGGTCCGCCACCTCCTGGTCCGAGCTGCGCCGCGACGCGCTCGCCGCCGAGGAGCACAACCTGCTCAACCCCGACGCCGAGCCGCGCGTGCCGTACGTGACGGCCAAGCTGAGCGGCTCGTCCGGGCCGTTCCTCGGGGTGAGCGACTACATGCGGGCCGTACCCGACCAGATCGCCCGGTGGGTACCCGGTGACTGGACCTCGCTCGGGACCGACGGATTCGGGCTGTCGGACACCCGGTCCGCGCTGCGGCGGCACTTCCACGTGGACGCGGCGTCGATCACCCTGGCCGTGCTCACCCAGCTCGTCAAGCGGGGCGAGCTCAAGCCGGAGGTGCTCCGCGAGGCGGTGGTCCGCTACCACCTCAAGGACGGGGTGACCGAGATGGCCGCCCAGTCCACGCCGGAGACGAACGACACCCAGTCGATGGGCGTCTGA
- a CDS encoding peroxiredoxin, with protein MAVEVGQVAPDFELKDQHGTPIKLSGLRGKKVVLVFYPLAFTPVCHGELTAIRDGLVGALPDDARVLTVSVDSMFSHRAWAEQEGFTFPLLSDFWPHGAVARAYGVFDEGRGVAQRGTFIIDAEGVVRWKVVNPPGEPRDIAAYLKALAEI; from the coding sequence ATGGCGGTTGAGGTCGGTCAGGTCGCACCGGACTTCGAGCTGAAGGATCAGCACGGCACGCCCATCAAGCTCTCCGGCCTGCGGGGGAAGAAGGTCGTGCTCGTCTTCTACCCGCTGGCGTTCACCCCGGTCTGCCACGGCGAGCTCACCGCGATCCGGGACGGGCTCGTCGGCGCGCTCCCGGACGACGCCCGGGTGCTCACCGTCTCGGTCGACTCCATGTTCAGCCACCGGGCCTGGGCCGAGCAGGAGGGGTTCACCTTCCCGCTGCTCTCCGACTTCTGGCCGCACGGCGCCGTCGCCCGGGCGTACGGCGTCTTCGACGAGGGCCGAGGGGTCGCCCAGCGCGGCACCTTCATCATCGACGCCGAGGGCGTGGTCCGGTGGAAGGTCGTCAACCCGCCGGGCGAACCACGGGACATCGCCGCCTACCTGAAGGCGCTCGCGGAGATCTGA
- a CDS encoding bifunctional glycosyltransferase family 2/GtrA family protein translates to MEAIAYGGPITSPPRTVRLVDFVIPVLNEENSLERCVTTLSAFLSASFPYPWRITVVDNGSTDRTWEIAQKLAESADTVHAIRLDRPGKGAAVRTAWLSSPADILAYMDVDLSTGLSAILPLVASLASGHSDISVGTRLSSGSRIRRSVKREVISRAWHWFLRRTVGLNSTDTTCGFKAVWAESVRPLLEKVNDDGWFFDTELILLAEYHGLRVTEVPVDWVEDADSRVRIGRTALADLLGLARVIRVVSAGEPIVRRIDLRWYALIGAISTVAHLGLYLWLRTMWPVALANLGALAIVGMCNTEAHRRWTFNQHPHVRLHLRALLVTAIGYTTSTLALVATAPFGLDPVALIAASALTMVLRLALLNRWVFTGAPREGGHGHRHDLAR, encoded by the coding sequence GTGGAGGCGATCGCTTACGGGGGCCCGATCACCTCACCGCCGCGGACGGTTCGGCTGGTCGATTTCGTCATCCCGGTGCTGAATGAGGAGAACAGCCTTGAAAGGTGCGTGACAACGCTCAGCGCGTTTCTGTCCGCCTCATTCCCGTATCCCTGGCGCATCACGGTCGTGGACAACGGGAGCACGGACCGCACCTGGGAGATCGCGCAGAAGCTCGCCGAGAGCGCCGACACCGTCCACGCCATCCGGCTCGACCGCCCCGGCAAGGGCGCCGCGGTGCGGACCGCCTGGCTGTCCAGCCCGGCCGACATCCTCGCCTACATGGACGTGGACCTGTCCACCGGGCTGTCCGCGATCCTCCCGCTCGTCGCGAGCCTGGCGAGCGGGCACAGCGACATCTCGGTCGGGACCCGCCTCTCCAGCGGCTCGCGGATCCGGCGGAGCGTCAAACGCGAGGTGATCTCGCGCGCCTGGCACTGGTTCCTGCGGCGCACCGTGGGGCTCAACAGCACCGACACCACCTGCGGCTTCAAGGCGGTCTGGGCGGAGTCGGTGCGGCCGCTGCTGGAGAAGGTGAACGACGACGGCTGGTTCTTCGACACCGAGCTCATCCTCCTCGCCGAGTACCACGGGCTGCGGGTCACCGAGGTCCCGGTCGACTGGGTGGAGGACGCCGACAGCCGGGTGCGGATCGGCCGGACCGCCCTCGCCGACCTGCTCGGGCTCGCACGGGTGATCCGGGTGGTCTCCGCGGGCGAGCCGATCGTCCGGCGGATCGACCTGCGCTGGTACGCGCTGATCGGGGCGATCTCCACGGTCGCGCACCTCGGGCTCTACCTCTGGCTGCGCACCATGTGGCCGGTCGCGCTCGCCAACCTGGGCGCGCTCGCCATCGTCGGGATGTGCAACACCGAGGCCCACCGGCGCTGGACGTTCAACCAGCACCCGCACGTCCGGCTCCACCTGCGCGCCCTGCTCGTCACCGCCATCGGGTACACGACCAGCACGCTCGCGCTGGTCGCCACCGCCCCGTTCGGCCTCGACCCCGTGGCGCTGATCGCCGCCTCGGCTCTCACCATGGTGCTTCGGCTGGCGCTGCTCAACCGCTGGGTCTTCACCGGCGCGCCGCGGGAGGGCGGGCATGGCCACCGCCATGACCTGGCACGCTAG
- a CDS encoding DUF350 domain-containing protein: protein MNLVSTAATSFPGVLGQGALAILAYTIVGVITFTIGFYVIDLATPGRLSHLIRTGRNPNAILITTAGIAGVGLIVAASIWGSGGVLTEGLLATLVFGTVGIAAQAIGMVAFDRIVGISVRRLVQEETTLHPAAILLAATHFLIGLIAAVAVL from the coding sequence ATGAACCTTGTCAGCACCGCAGCGACCTCCTTCCCCGGCGTGCTCGGCCAGGGCGCCCTGGCGATCCTGGCGTACACGATCGTGGGGGTGATCACCTTCACCATCGGCTTCTACGTCATCGACCTGGCCACCCCGGGCCGGCTCAGCCACCTCATCCGCACCGGGCGGAACCCCAACGCGATCCTGATCACCACGGCCGGCATCGCCGGGGTAGGGCTCATCGTCGCGGCCTCCATCTGGGGCTCCGGCGGGGTGCTCACCGAAGGCCTGCTCGCCACGCTGGTCTTCGGCACCGTCGGCATCGCCGCCCAGGCGATCGGCATGGTGGCGTTCGACCGGATCGTGGGCATCTCGGTGCGGAGGCTGGTGCAGGAGGAGACCACCCTGCACCCCGCGGCGATCCTGCTCGCCGCGACCCACTTCCTCATCGGGCTGATCGCGGCGGTGGCCGTGCTCTGA
- a CDS encoding acyl carrier protein produces the protein MALTEQDILAGLGKIINEITGIPASDVTPEKSFVDDLDIDSLSMVEIAVAAQDEFGVEIPDDQLKNLKTVQDVLNYIQNNGAAA, from the coding sequence ATGGCACTGACCGAGCAGGACATCCTCGCCGGCCTCGGCAAGATCATCAACGAGATCACCGGCATCCCGGCGTCCGACGTGACCCCGGAGAAGAGCTTCGTGGACGACCTCGACATCGACTCGCTCTCCATGGTCGAGATCGCGGTCGCCGCGCAGGACGAGTTCGGCGTCGAGATCCCCGACGACCAGCTCAAGAACCTCAAGACCGTTCAGGACGTCCTCAACTACATCCAGAACAACGGGGCCGCTGCCTGA
- a CDS encoding DUF1918 domain-containing protein, with translation MQAQVGDRLVVHGSVVGEHGKEGEIIEVRGSDGRPPYLVRYEDGHEALVFPGPDAIVIPARSGSARQGS, from the coding sequence ATGCAGGCACAGGTCGGCGACCGCCTGGTGGTGCACGGCTCCGTGGTCGGAGAGCACGGCAAAGAGGGCGAGATCATCGAGGTCCGGGGGAGCGACGGCAGGCCGCCGTACCTGGTCCGCTATGAGGACGGGCACGAGGCGCTGGTGTTCCCCGGCCCTGATGCGATCGTTATCCCAGCTCGGAGCGGATCGGCCAGGCAGGGATCGTAA
- a CDS encoding beta-ketoacyl-ACP synthase III, translating into MRISEGAPGAKVLAFGGYQPSTVVTNHDLAQRLDTSDEWIRTRVGIQERRVAAPEETVADMAVQAGGKAIAASGISASEIDLVIVATCTQETQIPNAAARVAHRLGIEAPGAFDINGACAGFCYGLAMANDAVRGGSARHVLVIGAEKLTQWVDQEDRSTAVIFADGAGAAVVGPSDTPGIGPVVWGSAGDKADVIYIKDRRSFIFQEGQTVFRWATTALHPVARKACERAGVDPADLDVFVPHQANLRIIEAIAKRLGADKAVIARDIVLAGNTSAASIPLALSRMIERGEVPSGGRALLLGFGAGLTYASQVIELP; encoded by the coding sequence ATGAGGATCAGCGAGGGCGCCCCGGGCGCGAAGGTGCTCGCCTTCGGCGGCTACCAGCCCAGCACGGTGGTCACCAACCACGACCTCGCCCAGCGGCTGGACACGAGCGACGAGTGGATCAGGACCCGGGTCGGCATCCAGGAGCGCCGCGTCGCCGCCCCGGAGGAGACGGTGGCCGACATGGCCGTGCAGGCGGGCGGCAAGGCGATCGCGGCGAGCGGCATCTCCGCCTCGGAGATCGACCTGGTGATCGTCGCCACCTGCACGCAGGAGACCCAGATCCCCAACGCCGCCGCCCGGGTGGCCCACCGGCTCGGCATCGAGGCGCCCGGCGCCTTCGATATCAACGGCGCGTGCGCCGGGTTCTGCTATGGGCTCGCCATGGCGAACGACGCGGTGCGCGGCGGCTCGGCCCGGCACGTCCTCGTGATCGGGGCGGAGAAGCTCACCCAGTGGGTCGACCAGGAGGACCGCAGCACCGCGGTCATCTTCGCCGACGGGGCCGGGGCCGCCGTGGTCGGCCCGTCGGACACCCCCGGCATCGGCCCGGTCGTGTGGGGCAGCGCGGGCGACAAGGCCGACGTGATCTACATCAAGGACCGGCGGTCCTTCATCTTCCAGGAGGGCCAGACCGTGTTCCGCTGGGCCACCACCGCGCTCCACCCGGTGGCCCGCAAAGCCTGCGAGCGCGCCGGTGTGGACCCCGCCGACCTGGACGTCTTCGTCCCCCACCAGGCGAACCTGCGCATCATAGAAGCGATCGCCAAGCGGCTGGGAGCGGACAAGGCCGTGATCGCCCGGGACATCGTGCTCGCGGGCAACACCTCGGCGGCGTCCATCCCGCTCGCGCTCTCGCGCATGATCGAGCGAGGCGAGGTGCCGTCCGGAGGCCGTGCCCTGCTGCTCGGCTTCGGCGCCGGCCTCACCTACGCCTCGCAGGTGATCGAACTCCCCTGA
- a CDS encoding class I SAM-dependent methyltransferase: MDATEIRNHVRLEERHFWHRERRALLLREVRRLGKPGRVLEIGAAGGGNCALLARHGWQPTAVDISPVATEIARERGLEALCADARDLPLPAEVFDLVLALDVLEHIEEDVLAVREMARVLRPGGTALIAVPCDMRLWSRHDEVLGHVRRYTRESLAAAVTGGGLAIERIWSWNVLLRPVVRLRRRRSSGCDLRELPGPVDRLLGMVLRLESHLPVGSLPGVSLFCRARREEP; this comes from the coding sequence ATGGACGCCACCGAGATCCGGAATCACGTACGGCTCGAGGAACGCCACTTCTGGCATCGGGAACGCCGGGCGCTGCTCCTGCGGGAGGTGCGCCGGCTCGGCAAGCCCGGCCGGGTGCTCGAGATCGGCGCCGCCGGAGGCGGCAACTGCGCCCTGCTCGCCCGGCACGGCTGGCAGCCGACCGCCGTGGACATCTCCCCGGTGGCCACCGAGATCGCCCGGGAGCGCGGGCTGGAGGCGCTCTGCGCGGACGCGCGCGACCTGCCGCTGCCGGCGGAGGTCTTCGACCTCGTGCTCGCCCTCGACGTGCTCGAGCACATCGAGGAGGACGTGCTCGCCGTCCGGGAGATGGCCCGCGTCCTGCGCCCCGGCGGCACCGCGCTCATCGCCGTGCCGTGCGACATGCGGCTGTGGTCCCGGCATGACGAGGTGCTCGGCCACGTCCGGCGGTACACCCGGGAGAGCCTCGCCGCGGCGGTGACGGGCGGCGGGCTCGCCATCGAGCGGATCTGGAGCTGGAACGTCCTGCTCCGCCCGGTGGTCAGGCTGCGGCGCCGCCGGTCCTCCGGGTGCGACCTGCGGGAGCTGCCCGGGCCGGTGGACCGCCTGCTCGGCATGGTCCTCCGGCTGGAGAGCCACCTGCCCGTGGGCTCGCTCCCCGGGGTCTCCCTGTTCTGCCGGGCGAGGCGGGAGGAACCGTGA